A segment of the Mercurialis annua linkage group LG4, ddMerAnnu1.2, whole genome shotgun sequence genome:
taaaaaaatgtattagtGTCATCATGTAGTAcgactttttatgttttttttaattttaagcaCAAACTAAAAAGTGTCTCATCCATTAGAACAACATTTCAAAACTTTTCATTCTCTAACGCCGGCatgaaattttatgtttttttttaaataatgttttttatCGTACGGACGACTAAAACGACGTCATTTTAGACATTTATGTTATATGGCATATAATGAAAGGTCGTGCTATTAGTACTTGACACGTTTTATAGTTTGTCTCAAATCAAAGAGGAAAAAAACTGTGTTATACGGTGACATTCACCCAAAAAACGATAGCCATAGTAAAGagcatttttaaagttttaagtGCAAATTTCAGAGAATCATGTCACCCCAGATGATTTaatgtaaaattatatttttaatattaattactaatctagttagattttatttttatcgaaagaaaaaaaagatagcTAGGAAAAATAAGCTTGGGGTTCATATGGTTTCTTGGTCTAGAAGTCGCTTAGTTTGTTTCATATATAGGATATATATTTTTGTCAAATTAGGCTTTTGGGTCGAtttttggttcaaccatttagtTACAGTTACAGACATGTTTCGAACAACCCACTCACGTAGATGTAGACATTATACAGTTGTTTAGTACATTATAAAACAATGTTTTCCAAATGTAAACCAATATTTGCCCACTATTAGAACATCTCAATCCAATGTCATAGTTTATATTAAAtctagtattaaaataaaaacaaaatggtatatttataacaaaatttctattttatcatccatataaataataatagaaaaattatagcacattattttaataattatcttatTAATATTATCTAGTTTTGTATATCATTTAACAACCTTTTATCAACAATACTATGTTTTAGAATTCTTAAAATGCAATATTctgtttaattataataatgagCATTctactaaataaataatataaaaaaaggattatgatatttttaatgaagatacatttttaaatattatttattatattagcATATATTCTTCCATTAAAAGGAATTAATGGTAGGagattatataaaatttaaaatattattaaattataaattatgtttgTGTTTTTATACAATAGAATTTATCTTAATAGTAATAATTCCATTAGtattataaaaagtaaatttatatattatttaaataattaaatgagttTGAACGCATCACTTTAGCTAGACATGTTTACATGTGTCGTTTTGAGTTTTATATATCAAATCTGATTGACAATTATATTATGATGTGTTCGTGTTTAAACCAATCACGTACTGTATGATTCGTTTAAAATTCGCAGACACAATTTTTCATGTCTATCTAGATTCTAGAAGTATATGAGAGTATAAGCATAGATTTGCTTTACGACCTTGCAAGTAGGGGTGTGGAATCGgtaatttgattcggttttttAAAGACAtacaaaccaaaccgaattacCATGATAAAGTTCATTTTAGTTCGGCTTTCGATTTTaccgaaatataaaaaaaaattgttctttttcaaaattttgaagacagattttaaatttaaatgttaaatcTAACTCGAACTGTAAagtattactccctccgtcccactttagaagtcccatttgactttacacacagattaagaaaacattaattattcttgtcttttcatgttttttcatgttttgcccctattaatgatagtggaattttccataaaactcttttaggataactaaaataagggtaaaatggggtattcaatggaaaaatattttaaaaatagtaatgagactttttaaatgggacatcccaaaatagaatatgggacttcttaaacgggacggagggagtacattttagcttttaaacacataagaaaacaataattttgaaaaatgttattatttatagtttaacTATAATACACATAATTTTGATGAAATTCTCAGTAATTTTAATAGCAAAATCACATttaaaaccataatcaaataaGTAATTTTCTCATAGTGAAAACTACATTGAAATCACAGAGATTATCATGAAACTGTTTCGAAGTCAAAGTGAAACTATATAGGAACAAGTGAGAATTTCTTAAAGTTTAATCATAGtaaaaccaaactgaattaAAGTGAGTTTCTGATACtgaaactaataaaacatatcatcaaatatattattccaaattttagaaaataaaatgaatatattcataaataattaaagtagTTATTTTCATCTTCATCCCCACTATTGTTATTGTTATCCTCTGTATATTCCTAtctttttacaataatatcaaaTTGATGGCTTAATTTCTcgttaaaacaaatacaaggaAAAAGAgatcaaaaaaataatcaaaaaataggaagagaaaaaaagaaagaaataaaaagaagagaCAAAGATAAGGAAGATGACAAAGAAAtgaaccaaacaattaaaatcagaatacattttacaaatatatataattgaagGTGAATGTTAATAACTTCCACCCAGGTGTATTTTTTCGGAAacgcctaatcactcaaaaacccctcacctttaaactttttttcaattccaccccgacgttgaaaatttgtcaattttacccacttttaaattttccgatttcaattgtaccccaatattttaatttttgttaatttttttacttaaatgatgaaatcattcaattaattaagtctaaacatgaaattaaattcttttttattcaaaaaagtacaaataaatcctttatttttaaaaactaactaaaaaccataatcaaattaacactaatttaaatttttaattaatttaactaaatttaaataaattttaaaaatatacaattaatatatgcgagacatggagaatattttaaacaaatttccaaacgcaaaagacgttaatttaatttttcagggtacaattgaaacacaaaaatgcaaaataggataaaattgacaaattttcaacgtcagggtatgattgaaaaagggctaaaaggtcgggggtttttaagacattaggcctttcgGAAATTGCATTTTAAAATATGGCTGTGTGCGAGGGAGCAAAGGCTATAAAATATAGCACATGATACTCCACCCAGGTGAATCACTTGAACTTAATGGGATGAACGATGACCTTAGACTGTACCAAATGGAAACATTAAGCTCCAAAATATAATTCTTAAATCGGATGAAGGAACTTATAGCTTTAGCACTGGAAGTTCTTTGGtcatattatatatacaatATGCGAATGCAACTCTACATAATTATCACTGTCGGGATCCTTTTAATTTAGGCAGAATAAAGAAACGAACGGGCTCCAGGAACGACACCATTGCAGAATCAAATTTTGGGAGAACGTAAAAGAAACAGTAAGTAAGACCTCACATTGCGCCTATAGTGGGATCTCAGATCCAAATGTGTTCTCGCCACTGTACGTAACATAGAGAAATCCATCTTCGTCCTTCTTCTCTTCGTAAATAGCAGACATAATGGCACCTATAAATACAGACTAGATGATAATCACAAGTTCCAGAAAGAATGCACACATCGAAACCAACGTAGTTCGCATAAATGAACAATTTACCTGTTGGTGGGAGAACATTGtctacaaatataaatattgctTTTTCCGCACTTAATTTAATCCTCTTGCGGATAACATATACAAACTGCCCCACAGTAAGATCAGCTGGGACAAGGTACCTGCAATTTCCAAATCAGGGTTAAGAGAGATCCAAGTCATCATCAGCTAATTCAATCCTAGAACCTAGATTCAGTGTTCTAATTCCAGCATCATCTAACAGTTGACCAAACCACGTAAGGCGTAACAGTGCAAACGGGAAAGAATTGGCAGGAAATGGAGACCGGGTTAAATATTATCACAAACAAAATGAGATCAGAAATACAGTTATTGTAATATCAAGGTTATTGCTCATACCATCATGAACATAATTAGAAGTCACCAAAGATACAAAAAAGAAACATCAGTGAATTTAAAATTCATCAGTTTGATAATAATCACAAgcagtttgattttaaaattttgtgatTGTCACTGCAGCTATTTATTCCTCATTTAAAGATGCTAACAATGAAATGAATCTATTTCTTAGGTTGACTAGAAACAGATTAACAAAGATACCCTTTGATGATGATGCTATAGTAGCATCTCCTCACAATTACTCAACTACAATTCAACATACTTTTTAAGCAATGAGTCAATGACCATACAAAATTTAGAATAATGTCATTATTATGTGCATCACTTAAGATTGTGTGCTAACAAATTGACATGGTCTCCAACGGTTTCTCATCTGCTTAAATTAAGTGATCaaacataaaagaaaaacatgATACATAAAGAAACCAAGCTCATCAAAAACACAAACTCCTACTTACTTTTTCTTATCTATGTTAGGTATATCGCTTCTTTCTGCTTTTTCCACGATCACCTTCAAATGAACACAAGCACATTTAGAGACAGTTTCCATACTCAAAAGAATCAATATACTAAAGTTTTGTCTGAGATTGTGTCAATACACTTTCTGGATCAAGTGGCACATgttaaaaaattcattattgCATAGCTATATATCTTCTTCTTTAAACATTGGATTGACATCAGGAATACTAAATATTAAGCATGCTATTGGAGTATGAAAACAGTACAAAAAAAGTATCTATAATTAAGCATCATCATGTGAAAGAAATAGACCTAGAAGAAAGCACATCCAATTACAATTTACTTTCCCAAAACCTTGTTGCAGGATGAACATTTCATAAAATTTCCTACTGATTTTTAGGAATGGCATTCATCAGGACTACtcttttctaaaaaaaacaccTTCCAATACAGaacaaattatttataaaaaatgggaAGTGAGAACATCAATTCACTTACACATTAGATAACATAAGATCATAAAGTGCAAAAATCATCTTCTTGTCTAAAGCAAACACCtcttatttcaaaacaaacacTTCTTGTCCTTGTAGTTCATTAATGTACAACACTTTTAAGTCCTGAGcgcaatattaaaaaatatctagCTTTAACTTTGAAAGTTGAGTCCCATTTTAATACTGCAAACACTAAACTTTCTAAAATTCTTAACTTCCATACCCTAAGCATAGTAAGAAATGTAGTGCACTGCTTACTTCTATATCAAGAAAACAAGTATATTTAACATGATAGCCGGAAGGGGTTTGGATAATTGATAAATAGCTGCCGTCAAGGTGCGTTATAATCATGTTTTGAACCACTGACAACCACTAAACATGGAAGTATCATGGCAACGCATGCATCATGCACATACATTAAGCAATTCAGTATTTTTAATTCATCCGTAAtcacataaaataaaaccatGGAAATCTGCAATGCTAAACAGTAAACACCAGATACTTCAATCGAGAGAGAGAAAATAGAATCCACAGCAATCAGGATCAAATTCTCACCGGAATTCTATCTGGGTACTTCTCCCTGATCCTAGCAGCCTCCGCCCTTCTCTTCTCTGAAGATAACACAAAAGCTCAAGTCATCAGAAGTTTATTTCAAAACTTACAAAAACATTATGTAATGCACCAATTTCAAATACATTACCTAGATCATTCTCTTGCTTGAAATAACTCTTCACCATTTTTCCTAAAATCACCACacacaaaattaaaaacaaaaaacaaaactaaacgtgcTGAACTTTCAAAGATTAAACAATAATTCAAAACAAAGATTCCTCTTCTATTATTCAAAATTCAATCTTTACAAAGCAATCACACTTCACATGATCAAAAGGCAAAACTTCAAATTAATCAACAATCCAAATAGCACAAACCTAACTTTAACCTAACAAAGTTCCcagaaaacaattaaatcatcAACTTATAGTCTAAAAAATTCAACGATTTTAGATTCATTAAAATCAAAAACTACAATCAGTTATTAAGAATCAAAAGCACACAGTTCGCAACtgtaaattaaagaaaaaaattggataaaattgataaacaaACTTACAAAGAGAAGTAGATAGGTATTTGATGGACTCTTGAAAAGCTCGTGGGTTTGTTGGTTGCAGATAAAATCAATGACTTTGCTTTgaactatttatatatttagaatatatgcAAATAATTGAagataaacataaatatatctatttttatttgagaTAATTTTAGTGTGTAGCCGTTTCTAACTTAGGGTACTGAGTTGGTTCCCATCAGAACCACTCATTGATTTTCTCTTGTTTTTCTTGATGATAATAATGAGTTTGTGTGACCTGATTGGGCTAATGGTGATGCGATCAGTACTAATGTTGTACACGATAGATAATTCATAATAGAATAGCCGTAAGATAACCAGAATATGCTCGGGACCTCCAaacctaattatatttagtTTGTTATTTTGGTTTatcgatttttttaaaaaaaaattagtcttaattttataattaatacataaTTCCAGGGAAAATTAATATCTAAATCCTAAAAAACTTACACagtaatttaaatttctaaaaattataaaaataacattatgtATTTGAGTAATTTGGTCGgttcaattaattcaaaaatttcatataCCAAAAATCAATTcgaccaaattaaccaaaaacgAACCAAAGAAgattttagtttggttcggtcggttaattCAGCTAAATCTATACATGTTCATGAGCATGACTACTTACTCGGCCCATCCAAGTCCGTTTACCTTGTATCGGGCTTGAACACTGATGTTTTTCTAATCTCAGCTCGAGACCGAACTCGAAAAAACCTCGTTATCTTATGAGCACGTTTATGTATTCCTTTCTATGAAATTTTTCATATAAGTCCGTTTAAGTCGGGTCGGAATCCGCATATATGATGTCTAAAGAGATGGGCTTGGGTAGTGAGCTCAAAGCGAACTCGGATCGGATTTAAacttacataaaaataataaagcccATAAGATCCATCCGAAACCGACTAGAGTTCGGGCCATGAACAGATTGTGTCTAACGGTGTTCAGTTAGGCGCATATATgaccatttttaaaaagaaattagtgGCCTAAAGGAACCATTTGAAAACGTCAGAGACATTTTTGTATTCAAACCATCAAAACATTTGTGATCCTTAGCACAACTGTTTGGGGCAAATATGACTTTTTTCACTAAAATGAATAATTCAAGAACTTATGAAGATCAAATAAagatttaagttaaagaaaagaCAAGTATTGTAATCTTTGCTTAAAGCTGACAAAAgttgtataatttatataattaaccccTCCCAGCTTTACGTATATAGAATAATTTGATAATCTAGTGTCCAATGCTAAATTTGATTATTAGATTCATTCAAAGAAAAATGATTACTAGAGTATACCTGTAAGtttcataataaaatatttttttaactttagtttaaaagataatttttaacCAACGGGGAGGTCGattcaagtggtaagcggtttgatatcgcttaagtaagatctcgggttcgagtcttgtgaatgcGGAAAATCCCCACTACCAGACTCACTCATCATGCCAAATGCGCGATGCAaatcggatccggattagtcaggacgatgttttggaaatcggatgggcaaaaaaaaaaaaattaagtaaaacattatatttataatagttCATCAAGTGATATGATTCTATGTCTTcctaaataaaagttaattattttgcGTGACTTGATTTCTTCTATACTGTCAACTGGTCTTGAGACAAAAagaatgtttaaaatgtttctcaAATTATTTTGTTGATAGATCTCGTATGGCAAATTTAATCAGTGGTTACTTGTTACAATAATTTGCAAATCAAGTATCTTGGCAAAAcgcaataatttatttatattgaatgtttatgtttttaattttatagacattAATTAGGTCCTTCCATCACAAAAAAGGTTTAACATTGTCAAGAcataaaaaatgatgaaaaacttatttttaataaaaaataaagtatatggatcaattttaaaaaatacttgtAAAAGAGGAGTGTGAAGATTATCTCAGTCGCACCTAGCAGTGCGTCAAATAGATGTATTTTATTTCTATGACgaaaaaacttaatttttacaaaatttaaaaagcgAAAAccccattttttttataagtaaaaaTAGAGGTACtcaatttgaaaattataacaatgtaaaaattcaaaaatgtgtTTTACCAGatattttttcttaacataGATAGCATCCGAGTGTAATAATCTCATTTGTTAGAAGTTAATTATAGAGGTGGAATTTGAACTCACAACCTCCGGATGCATTTGATGTTGCTTTAACCAATTAAGTTAGGCTCGCACTGGCGTTTTATCAAATATTGATAGGAAGCTTTTTGAAAATTGCATACCGTATTTGATatataatctatatatattttatagctagggttattttttttcttttttaggaataatactttattttataatttcataaaagtACATATATGTATTGCAAAAActagtaattttaaaattttataactaatactaatttagttttttgttgtaacatataaatttatattttatctttatagcaatttaagcatatttttaaaagtatagcATAAAATATTCAATCttgtaattattaatatttttggtacAAATGCATAAATTTGATATCATTTCATTCATTAAAATCCACCAAAAACAActtaaaaattatactatattAATGAGccataatattaaaaagttagAATACGTTTTAAAAATGTGCTCAAATCACTACAAAGTAAAATGtgtgactttttttttataattatttatagagTATTATTTTGTTGTGAAAAATAATATGTTGATATGTGTTTATAAAATACATTACGGAGTATAACAAAAGTAAAGTAATTGTTTTACAGTAAAAAGTAAAGTTGATTAAAAACTATCATGTTTATTTAAGGCTAAACTCATCTAGAgacccttgtactatatcatttttgttcaaaaagcccttgtactatttttttgttcttcaggtccctgtacttgacaaaattccgatttttaggtccttttgagggactggaggaacaaaaaaatgtatgtagagggactggaaaaaactaaaaaatgacctgaaaatctaaaattatgtaagtagagggacctgaagaataaaaaaatagtacaggagctttttgaacaaaaatgatatagtacaagggcctctagatggaTTTAGCCTTTATTTAATGCTAAgtaaataattttgttatatatCATATgtgattagtttttttttttttgtttactaaTTTTACTACCCTATGTGAGGTGGGTCTTCTTCAATTATGGAGCTTCTACAAGATATCTTTCGGAAGTCGTCTATTGTCGTGAATTTTCGGCATCTCCAATATTCTTCATCTTCGTTATTCCGATGTATTAGAAgattatttttatagatttaaagaTTTACAATGTAttaagatttatattttatagatttatattttttaaattgcaaGATTTTAGATTTATAATTCTTATAATCTTTGTAATtgtatttggttgatttttggtgATTAATACAGCCCTATTCGATGACGGTTTTTACGGCACTCATTATATCCTTTATAATAGTTTACTTAATGTGCTGAGAAACCAACCATTaatattcataatttttgttgttattaataaaagttttaacgttaagaaatatatattaaaaacttaaaacagAGTGGGAGAATACTTttggaaaaagaaaacaaagaaacaaAGAAATCAAATAACCTAAAAACTACCCGTCTAATGACAAATATAGAGATCTATAGATTATAGAATAAGTTCAATGCATTGCTTGTAACATCATGTTTCCtcgtttttgtttttattcGCATTCCATAAAATTTGGTCAATTTTGATTGACTATGATCATATAAATACAGTGtgaattaactttttttaattgctGTAATAAAGTCACTTCTAATACTttattctttataaaaaaaattgcaggtATATATAAACCACATCATTAATACTCATTTCATTCAATATATAAGtgattttttgaagaaaaaaaattgacaatatgaagcatatattttcttatttttcttgtaTTTGTAGAAAGAGAGGAGTTTtcaatactttttttatataaatataacatttttttgataatcaatTAATCATGTTCAAAAGATTTACAGATGAGGTAAAAAATATgggaaaatatatttaagtattatttaatgattaattgCCATTTAATCCCAATGTGATTGACCTAGACTAagataattttgtattttattaaaatatatagttaTGTGAAAAGAgaatataataagaataatatgATGGGCAGGACATAAATCTAGAGAGTACAGAAaggttaagaaaaataaagtgaCTGATAGCCGTAAATCAATCTGCGGTTAAAAAGATGGCTTTTACCTAACGGGCAACGGCTATTTGGACCTGGGAAACTAACCATAATTGATCATGGACCAAAGCGCTATTATATCGAAGGATTTACACGCTTCCACTAATACTCAAGATAAAAGCCAAAAGGATGGAACCCGTGAGTGCACGCGCATCTCATACGCGTTGCGTAGGCGGCATTGTTTCTTAAGCCACATTT
Coding sequences within it:
- the LOC126679475 gene encoding autophagy-related protein 8f — its product is MVKSYFKQENDLEKRRAEAARIREKYPDRIPVIVEKAERSDIPNIDKKKYLVPADLTVGQFVYVIRKRIKLSAEKAIFIFVDNVLPPTGAIMSAIYEEKKDEDGFLYVTYSGENTFGSEIPL